One segment of Saprospiraceae bacterium DNA contains the following:
- a CDS encoding SurA N-terminal domain-containing protein, translating to MALIGTIRKNGWILIVLLAMALGGFVLMDIVQNASNYSAGDINTLGKVNGKEIKRSELETYQSLIYTNADNPYQARQQSWEYFVKNALFSQEAEALGLGVDREELRDLQFGDNLSPIITSRYRTPEGLPDFNYLNQVKSAIDAGQLGQADPRFVASWAEQEKEVIADRLEDKVMAMINKGLYTPKWLAEVTFRESNERRDFAYLRIPFDKVSDTEAPVTDADYKAFLKDNPKLYTQLEETRVIMYVPIDVVPTANDSSLAYDGVAKLLDGLRNTDNDSVFVLSNNGTYSPAYKTKSELSPTMGDSLMKLPLGTIFGPYLDGGAWNIAKIIDRKVVPDSVRVSHIALQNTPENAVRIDSLLDLLNTGKARFDSLASQFSQDTKSATEGGDLGWIGRTAEGNDLANLIFYQAEPGKNYRLENPQVLQIVRVTDRKFDKNETGLRAVFLSQKIEPSKSTQQAMKDKAQALVLSAKNLDDLTAQAGEQNLQVLTSGTMNATDFMVGVLGSGDDAREIVRWAFDKKTKVNSVAQEVFSFRDQSGGYFDSRYVVAALKSITPKGPASVATLKAIPEADQKVKNLKKAEVITGKMLQAAGDLAAIAATWAVPVDTARGATMIQVGSDPRVVGTAFALDKGVVSPPITSNSGVYVVLPLTDKPQIQVPADLTMFKRQASSSAQAVFRMGFVESMKKAAEVADFRSRFY from the coding sequence ATGGCTTTAATCGGAACAATCCGTAAAAACGGCTGGATACTCATCGTCTTGCTGGCAATGGCGCTGGGCGGATTTGTCCTCATGGACATTGTGCAGAACGCCAGCAACTACTCCGCAGGCGACATCAACACACTCGGCAAAGTGAACGGCAAAGAAATCAAGCGCAGCGAACTCGAAACCTATCAGAGCTTGATATACACCAACGCAGACAATCCCTATCAGGCTAGGCAGCAATCGTGGGAATACTTCGTGAAAAACGCTCTTTTTTCCCAAGAGGCCGAAGCCTTGGGGCTTGGCGTGGACCGCGAGGAACTGCGCGACCTCCAATTTGGCGACAACCTCAGCCCCATCATCACCTCGCGCTACCGCACCCCCGAAGGACTGCCCGACTTCAATTATCTCAATCAGGTCAAAAGCGCCATTGATGCAGGCCAACTCGGCCAAGCAGACCCCCGCTTTGTGGCTTCTTGGGCCGAACAGGAAAAGGAAGTCATCGCCGACAGGTTGGAGGACAAGGTCATGGCAATGATTAACAAGGGGCTTTACACCCCCAAATGGTTGGCGGAGGTGACTTTCCGCGAAAGCAACGAGCGCCGCGATTTTGCCTACCTGCGCATTCCTTTCGACAAGGTGAGCGACACGGAAGCGCCCGTAACCGACGCAGATTACAAGGCTTTTTTGAAAGACAACCCCAAACTCTACACCCAATTGGAGGAAACCCGCGTCATCATGTATGTCCCCATTGATGTGGTGCCGACCGCCAACGACAGCTCCTTGGCCTACGACGGTGTGGCAAAACTCCTGGACGGGCTTCGCAACACCGACAACGATTCCGTGTTCGTGCTCTCCAACAACGGAACCTACAGCCCGGCATATAAAACGAAAAGCGAACTCTCGCCAACCATGGGCGATTCGCTGATGAAACTCCCGCTCGGCACCATCTTCGGCCCCTACCTCGACGGCGGCGCTTGGAACATCGCTAAAATTATTGACCGCAAAGTGGTGCCGGATTCCGTGCGCGTGAGCCACATCGCCTTGCAAAACACCCCGGAGAACGCGGTACGCATTGATAGCCTGCTCGACCTCCTGAACACAGGCAAGGCTCGCTTCGACTCGCTGGCCTCCCAATTCAGCCAAGACACCAAGAGTGCTACCGAAGGGGGCGACCTCGGCTGGATAGGCCGCACCGCCGAAGGCAATGACTTGGCCAATTTGATTTTCTACCAAGCAGAACCGGGCAAAAACTATCGCCTCGAAAATCCGCAAGTGTTGCAAATTGTGCGCGTGACGGACAGAAAGTTTGACAAAAACGAAACAGGGCTGAGGGCTGTGTTCCTAAGCCAAAAAATAGAGCCGAGCAAAAGCACCCAACAGGCCATGAAGGACAAGGCGCAGGCATTGGTGCTATCAGCCAAAAACCTCGACGACCTCACGGCGCAAGCTGGCGAGCAAAACCTGCAAGTGCTCACCAGCGGCACCATGAACGCAACCGACTTCATGGTAGGGGTGTTGGGCAGCGGCGACGATGCCCGCGAAATCGTTCGCTGGGCCTTCGACAAAAAAACAAAGGTCAACTCCGTAGCCCAAGAGGTTTTCTCTTTCCGCGACCAATCGGGCGGCTATTTCGACAGCCGCTATGTGGTGGCAGCCCTCAAAAGCATCACACCGAAAGGCCCCGCCAGCGTGGCTACTCTGAAGGCTATCCCGGAAGCCGACCAAAAGGTGAAAAATCTTAAAAAGGCAGAAGTCATCACTGGCAAGATGCTTCAAGCCGCTGGCGACCTCGCAGCCATAGCGGCTACTTGGGCCGTCCCGGTGGACACCGCCCGCGGTGCCACCATGATACAGGTCGGCTCCGACCCCCGCGTGGTGGGCACCGCCTTTGCCTTGGACAAAGGGGTGGTCAGCCCGCCCATCACGAGCAATAGCGGTGTATATGTCGTGTTGCCCCTGACCGACAAGCCACAGATTCAGGTGCCCGCCGACTTGACCATGTTCAAGCGCCAAGCATCCTCTTCGGCGCAAGCAGTTTTCCGCATGGGTTTTGTCGAATCCATGAAAAAGGCGGCCGAGGTGGCGGATTTCAGAAGCAGATTCTATTGA
- a CDS encoding DUF1573 domain-containing protein, whose protein sequence is MLWMLLCLQMLSAPTPVVAWLTEQDHDFGELRRARPATFVFKFKNTATDTIVLQTVRTTCGCTAARYTEAPIAPGAVGEIAVEYDAYQTGAFSKKIKVFFDKQKKAEVLWIRGRVN, encoded by the coding sequence ATGCTTTGGATGCTGCTGTGCCTGCAAATGTTGTCGGCTCCCACGCCGGTCGTCGCTTGGCTTACCGAACAAGACCACGACTTTGGCGAACTTCGGCGTGCTCGACCCGCGACTTTTGTTTTCAAATTCAAAAATACCGCCACCGACACCATCGTGTTGCAAACCGTGCGTACCACCTGCGGATGCACCGCTGCACGCTACACAGAGGCTCCCATCGCGCCCGGTGCCGTTGGTGAAATAGCCGTAGAATACGATGCTTACCAAACTGGCGCGTTCAGCAAAAAAATAAAGGTGTTTTTTGACAAGCAAAAAAAAGCGGAAGTGCTGTGGATACGGGGAAGGGTGAATTGA
- a CDS encoding DUF2807 domain-containing protein produces the protein MRYLLIFMLLVGLFMFGSRIFKDSPFGFGIHGEGPFKTETRSVRDFHAIFLNVGGEVEVSVADNYFVEVQAQENLLPVLKTEVEDGVLRIYFSENVSNHRGLKFRISAPAFDRFSISGSGKITATTPIRSEKMKAEVSGSGDIVLQEVEFDSTIASISGSGSIQLGGKSNVLKASIAGSGDIKAKQLTANELKVDIAGSGSVTCDVAQTLKANIAGSGDVFYSGQPTVDANVSGSGSVKKMSEQ, from the coding sequence ATGCGCTATTTACTGATTTTCATGCTGTTGGTGGGGCTGTTTATGTTTGGTTCCCGCATTTTTAAGGACTCTCCTTTCGGATTTGGCATCCATGGTGAAGGTCCCTTCAAGACCGAAACTCGCAGTGTGCGTGATTTCCACGCTATCTTCCTAAATGTGGGTGGCGAGGTGGAAGTAAGCGTGGCCGACAATTATTTCGTGGAGGTGCAGGCACAGGAAAACTTGCTGCCCGTGCTGAAAACCGAAGTGGAAGATGGCGTGCTGAGGATTTATTTTAGCGAAAACGTGTCGAACCACAGGGGTTTGAAATTTCGCATCAGCGCGCCCGCTTTCGACCGTTTTTCCATTAGCGGTAGCGGCAAGATAACTGCCACGACCCCCATTCGCTCCGAAAAAATGAAAGCGGAAGTGTCAGGCTCTGGCGACATTGTGCTGCAAGAGGTTGAGTTCGATTCCACCATCGCTTCCATTTCCGGGAGCGGCAGCATACAGTTGGGCGGCAAATCGAACGTGCTGAAAGCGTCCATTGCGGGTAGCGGCGACATAAAAGCCAAGCAACTCACTGCCAACGAACTCAAAGTGGATATAGCAGGCTCTGGCTCGGTCACCTGCGATGTGGCGCAAACGCTCAAGGCCAACATCGCCGGGAGCGGCGATGTGTTCTATTCGGGCCAGCCTACCGTGGATGCCAATGTGAGTGGCTCCGGGTCGGTGAAAAAGATGAGCGAGCAATAA
- the raiA gene encoding ribosome-associated translation inhibitor RaiA, whose amino-acid sequence MNIRIKSVHFHADQKLLTYIEKKISRLNRYFDRSNVEAEVHLKLQDNGGRVQDKITEVKLHVPGGWVMDKKTSKTFESAINASVDTLKRQLVRHKEKISDYGRPIEK is encoded by the coding sequence ATGAACATCAGAATCAAATCCGTGCATTTCCACGCTGACCAGAAATTGTTGACTTACATTGAGAAAAAAATCAGCCGTTTGAATCGCTATTTCGACCGCAGCAACGTAGAGGCAGAAGTTCATTTGAAATTGCAAGACAATGGGGGCCGAGTGCAAGACAAGATAACGGAGGTGAAACTCCACGTGCCGGGCGGTTGGGTAATGGACAAAAAAACGAGCAAAACCTTTGAATCCGCCATAAACGCTTCGGTGGACACCCTCAAACGACAGTTGGTGCGCCACAAAGAAAAAATAAGCGATTACGGACGCCCCATCGAAAAATAG
- a CDS encoding aldehyde dehydrogenase family protein, giving the protein MSEPSSTPPHSILQEAEMRRVFDLQQQHQYVVARTSARQRTAKLRRLHDTMLRFRREIEAAVWQDLRKSPTDTNISEVGVVNSEIRHAIRHLRSWTTPKRVGTPLVLLGTSSKIVYEPKGVCLVLSPWNFPFNLTLSPIVSAVAAGNCVVVKPSEYTPASTAVMRDILAACFPPEEVALFEGGAEVAQALLRLPFNHVFFTGSPVVGKIVMREAANHLASVTLELGGKNPTIVDETADIDKAADKIAWLKGMNAGQSCIAPDYVLAHENIHDRLVETVTAKLKQFYGDTAEARQASPDLCRIVHERHFARLKTLLDDALQHGAHVAFGGKTDAATRYIEPTVLTHVPEEAAIWQEETFGPILLVRPYQVLEETIAYINARPRPLAMYLWSSRQQHIQHILAETRNGDVTINDCGAHFYNPNLPFGGINNSGIGKTHGEFGFLEFSNARGILRQNRILPITSFFMPPYRKHNRLVKWMLEGVVRWF; this is encoded by the coding sequence ATGTCCGAACCCTCGTCTACCCCACCCCATTCTATCCTGCAAGAAGCCGAGATGCGGCGCGTATTCGATTTGCAGCAACAACATCAGTATGTGGTGGCGCGAACATCGGCCCGCCAGCGCACCGCCAAACTTCGCCGCCTCCACGACACCATGCTCCGCTTTCGGCGAGAAATTGAAGCAGCCGTGTGGCAGGATTTGCGCAAAAGCCCAACGGATACCAACATTTCCGAGGTGGGCGTGGTGAATAGCGAAATACGCCACGCTATCCGGCACCTTCGCTCTTGGACCACGCCCAAACGGGTCGGCACACCTTTGGTGTTGCTGGGCACTTCTTCCAAAATCGTGTATGAGCCGAAAGGCGTTTGCTTGGTGCTTTCGCCTTGGAACTTTCCTTTCAACCTGACGCTCTCTCCCATTGTGTCGGCGGTGGCTGCGGGCAACTGCGTCGTGGTGAAGCCTTCCGAATACACGCCCGCCAGCACCGCCGTGATGCGAGACATCTTGGCGGCGTGTTTCCCGCCAGAAGAGGTGGCCCTGTTCGAGGGTGGCGCGGAAGTGGCACAGGCGCTGCTTCGATTGCCGTTCAACCACGTCTTTTTCACCGGAAGCCCGGTGGTGGGCAAAATCGTGATGAGAGAAGCAGCCAATCATTTGGCATCCGTCACGCTCGAACTGGGCGGCAAGAACCCCACCATCGTGGACGAAACCGCCGACATTGACAAGGCTGCTGACAAAATTGCGTGGCTCAAGGGCATGAACGCTGGGCAGTCGTGCATCGCCCCCGATTATGTGTTGGCACACGAAAACATTCACGACCGCTTGGTGGAAACCGTCACAGCAAAACTCAAACAGTTTTACGGCGACACGGCGGAGGCAAGGCAGGCATCTCCCGATTTGTGCCGCATCGTGCACGAACGACATTTTGCAAGGCTAAAGACGCTGCTCGACGACGCGCTTCAACACGGCGCCCACGTTGCTTTTGGAGGAAAAACGGATGCTGCCACGCGCTACATCGAACCAACCGTGCTGACCCATGTGCCGGAGGAGGCCGCTATATGGCAAGAGGAGACCTTCGGCCCGATTTTGCTTGTCCGTCCCTATCAAGTACTCGAAGAGACGATAGCCTATATCAATGCTCGCCCGCGCCCGCTGGCCATGTATCTGTGGAGCAGCAGACAGCAGCACATCCAACACATACTGGCGGAAACCCGCAACGGCGATGTGACGATAAATGATTGCGGAGCACATTTCTACAACCCCAACCTGCCATTTGGGGGCATCAACAACAGCGGCATTGGCAAAACACACGGCGAGTTTGGCTTCTTGGAGTTCAGCAACGCCAGAGGCATCTTGCGACAAAACCGGATATTGCCCATCACCAGTTTTTTCATGCCGCCCTATCGGAAACACAACCGCTTGGTGAAATGGATGCTGGAAGGAGTGGTGCGCTGGTTTTGA
- a CDS encoding TonB-dependent receptor, producing the protein MLNGRATIVGYFLLHFAGAMVGQDCHIALRGHVTDADTKEALAYASVFVKEIGKGAITDENGWFAIPNLCEKTPYTVEISHIECAHFTQVVRLTENTVMEFRLVHDAILNEVVIHEKALVLPNIQAESQVDRLDLEASKGVNLGETLKRLPGVTTLNTGHTIAKPVIQGLHSNRIAIVNNGVALEGQQWGSEHAPEIDPFTANKITVVKGAAGVRYGVGAMAGAVVLEPAPLRAAAGAGGWLSLGGFSNGLGGVASGAVDWHLPSQSLTFRLQGTAKRSGNLRAPDYFLGNTGAAELNLSAMAGWKNARWTHDVGTSIFTQQIGILRSAHVGNLTDLQRAIESPVPLNNRDAFAYEVERPYQQVRHYLAKYRTTYRLSEKWKISSQYAFQFNNREEYDVVRRTGSAADKPQLSFRLWTNTLDVALEHFPIGHWQGGVGVQGIQQTNLVGRGGLIPDYRALGGSVWLLERWRRFPDPWEVEFGLRYDYRQTNATTSGSLANIDTLVHFANVSGTAGLTYHLGKHLSATVHTGYAWRPPHVNELFARGVHHGAATYEEGRPDLRTEKAWNSNVTFQYRNRQTEAALTLYRNQIRDFIYLDPQNTFVLTVRGAFPAYFYAQADAVLRGLDGSLTVPVLKSLFVESRVSLLRGERVVPDSFESNGDKKHDWLPLMPTDRFQYGLRWVIHRKSSVGASRSDDVSTAGATSLRLVATTTARQSRIPAAGLLKAPPPTFTVLSFDATHTFHLNNGRKKEAKMPLEVGLTVHNLTNTRYREYLNFFRFYADEPGLNVGIRAKLLFG; encoded by the coding sequence ATGCTGAACGGCAGAGCCACCATTGTTGGCTATTTCCTGCTGCACTTCGCCGGGGCTATGGTCGGCCAAGACTGCCACATTGCCCTGCGTGGTCACGTCACCGATGCTGACACGAAAGAGGCGTTGGCATACGCAAGCGTCTTTGTCAAAGAAATCGGCAAGGGGGCCATCACCGACGAAAACGGTTGGTTCGCCATCCCAAACCTCTGCGAAAAAACGCCCTATACCGTCGAAATCAGCCACATCGAATGTGCCCATTTCACACAGGTGGTGCGCCTCACGGAAAATACGGTCATGGAATTTCGACTTGTCCACGATGCTATTCTGAATGAGGTCGTCATCCATGAAAAGGCGCTGGTGTTGCCCAACATCCAAGCAGAGAGCCAAGTGGATAGGCTCGATTTGGAGGCATCGAAAGGGGTCAACTTGGGCGAAACGCTCAAACGACTACCCGGCGTGACCACCCTGAACACCGGACACACCATTGCCAAGCCCGTCATTCAGGGGCTGCACTCGAATCGCATCGCCATCGTGAACAACGGCGTGGCGCTCGAAGGCCAGCAGTGGGGCAGTGAGCACGCCCCAGAAATTGACCCATTCACGGCCAACAAAATCACCGTAGTGAAGGGAGCGGCAGGAGTGCGCTATGGTGTGGGCGCCATGGCTGGGGCGGTGGTGTTGGAGCCGGCTCCTTTGCGAGCAGCGGCAGGCGCGGGAGGGTGGTTGTCGCTCGGTGGGTTTTCCAACGGGCTGGGGGGCGTGGCTTCTGGCGCGGTGGACTGGCATTTGCCGAGCCAATCGCTGACGTTCAGGCTGCAAGGCACCGCCAAGCGCAGCGGCAATCTTCGCGCACCGGACTATTTTTTGGGGAACACCGGAGCGGCGGAATTGAACCTGTCCGCCATGGCGGGCTGGAAAAACGCTCGATGGACGCACGATGTCGGCACCTCGATTTTCACGCAGCAAATCGGCATCCTGCGCAGCGCGCACGTCGGCAACCTGACGGATTTGCAGCGGGCCATCGAAAGCCCCGTCCCACTCAACAACCGCGATGCGTTTGCCTACGAGGTGGAGCGCCCCTATCAGCAGGTGCGGCACTATTTGGCGAAATACCGCACCACCTACCGCCTTTCCGAAAAATGGAAAATATCGAGTCAGTATGCTTTTCAGTTCAACAACCGCGAGGAGTACGACGTGGTGCGCAGGACTGGCAGCGCCGCCGACAAACCGCAGCTTTCGTTTAGGCTTTGGACCAACACACTTGATGTGGCCCTCGAGCATTTTCCCATTGGCCACTGGCAGGGCGGCGTCGGCGTGCAAGGCATCCAGCAAACCAATCTTGTGGGCAGGGGCGGGCTGATACCCGACTATCGGGCGCTGGGCGGCTCGGTCTGGCTCTTGGAGCGTTGGCGGCGTTTCCCCGACCCGTGGGAAGTAGAATTTGGCCTGCGGTACGATTATCGCCAGACCAACGCCACCACTTCGGGTTCGCTCGCCAACATTGACACCTTGGTTCATTTTGCCAACGTGTCCGGCACGGCGGGGCTTACCTATCACTTGGGGAAACACCTGTCGGCCACCGTGCACACGGGTTATGCTTGGCGGCCGCCACACGTCAATGAACTCTTTGCGCGGGGTGTCCACCACGGAGCAGCCACTTACGAGGAAGGGCGGCCCGACCTTCGCACCGAGAAGGCATGGAACTCCAATGTCACGTTCCAATACCGCAACCGACAAACGGAGGCCGCGCTGACGCTCTACCGCAATCAAATCCGGGATTTCATTTACCTCGACCCTCAAAACACATTTGTGCTCACCGTGAGAGGGGCTTTCCCAGCCTATTTTTATGCGCAGGCCGACGCGGTGCTGCGCGGGTTGGATGGCAGCCTCACGGTACCAGTGTTGAAAAGTCTGTTCGTGGAATCAAGGGTGTCGCTGCTGCGCGGGGAACGCGTCGTGCCGGATTCGTTTGAGAGCAATGGCGACAAGAAGCACGACTGGCTGCCATTGATGCCGACGGACCGTTTCCAATATGGATTGCGTTGGGTTATTCATCGGAAATCGTCAGTTGGCGCGTCGCGCAGCGATGACGTGTCCACAGCAGGCGCCACCTCTCTTCGGTTGGTGGCCACCACCACTGCCCGGCAGTCGCGCATACCCGCCGCTGGGCTGTTGAAAGCGCCGCCTCCCACATTCACCGTCCTGAGTTTCGACGCGACACACACCTTTCACCTCAACAATGGCAGAAAAAAAGAGGCGAAAATGCCGCTTGAGGTGGGTCTTACCGTGCATAACCTCACAAATACACGCTACCGCGAATACCTCAACTTTTTCCGCTTCTACGCGGATGAGCCGGGGCTGAACGTAGGGATTCGAGCAAAACTTTTGTTCGGGTGA